A region of the bacterium genome:
GGCGGACAACTCGAGGTCCAGCAGCTGCGCGGCGTGCGCGGCGGGGTCGATCTCGCCGCGGTCGCGCCGCCCCTGGAGCTCGTCGCGCTGCGCCAGGAACGAGGTCATGGCCGCGGGGTCGTCGACCTGCTCCTCGTCCTCGGCCGCGATCTGGCCCAGGGCCCGCAGGTGGCGCAGGCGGCTCTCCTCCAGGGCGAGCCGGTAGGGACGGGGGTCGAGGCGGGCCAGCACCTGGCCCGCGCGCACGCGGTCGCCGTCGCGCACCAGGACCTCGGTCAGCTCCCCGGAGAGCTGGCAGCGGACCTCGACGGTCCTGGTGGTGCGCAGCACGCCGTCGGCGAAGACGGGGATCACCAGGGCGCCGCGGTGCACGGCCCCGACATCGACCTTGATGGCCTTCTCGCGCTTGGGCTCGTCGGCCTCGGCGCCCGCGGTGTCGGCGGCGGCGGCTGTCGCCGTGCTGTCGGCGCCGGCGGCGCCGTCGCCGGCCTTGTCGCCGGCGCAACCGGCCAGCGTCAGCAGCAGCAGGAGCAACGCGAGCGGCGCGGCGGTTTCAAGGTTCATCATGCGGTTCTTCAAGAGCGTCTCCCGTCTGCGGGCGCCTGGGCGCCGGTTCAGCGCACGATCCGGCAGCTGATGATCTCCATGGGGGCGACGTCGGCCGCCGCGGCGGCATCGTCGCCGGCGCCCATGCCGGCCAGGAACGCGTCCCAGTAGTTGAGCACCAGCACGGCCCGGTCCGGCGAGATCAGGAACAGCTGGTCCTCGAGGCCGTCGGCGTCGGCGTGCACGCGGACCTGGCGGTCGAAGGCGCCCTTCGCGTCGAAGACGTCGTAGGTCAGCATGACGCCGTCGGGCTGCCCGCGCTGGCCGCGGCCGCTGAGGATCCAGACCGTGCCGTCGTCGAGCACGGTGAGGCTCTGGATGTCCGGCTCGCGGTCGGCCACCTTCACCGGCGGCGGCACGGGGTAGTTGCGGGCCTGGGCCTTCAGCAGCGACTCGGCGCGGTCGTGGTCGGCGCGGTCGCGCGCCAGGGATTCGTAGGGGCGCTCGAAGGTGCCCAGCAGCCTGCCGTCGGCGGCGTGCCGCTCGACGAGGTAGCGGTCGCGGTGCGGCGCCGCGTACACCTCGCCGTTCGGCGCGAGGCCCCAGCGCGTCCAGACGAAGTCCACGGCCAGCTCGTCCAGGACCATGTTGCCGAAGTCCTGCACCGCGGTCTTGGCGACGATCGTGCCCAGCGTCGAGCCGTCGGCGCGTACGCCGTCCAGGAAGTAGGTCTGGTTCAGCTTGCCCGCGGCGAAGGTCTGGCGGATGCCGCACAGCGCCGTGGTGCCGCCGCGGCTGTTGCCGCCGACCAGCACCGCGAAGCCGCCGGCCGCGGGGTCGCCGGCCTGGAAGGGGAAGGCGCCCGCGGGGTTCCCCGCGCGGTCGAGCTGCACGATCTTGCCGGGGAACACCTGCACCACGGCCAGCTTGCCGTCGGGCAGGAAGAAG
Encoded here:
- a CDS encoding 6-bladed beta-propeller; this translates as MSRATALIALCLLCLLAGAAPAAEVPHVANGATPAHGVTDVRLQEVWRVGGEDDDANLFGVVAQVITDEKGNLYVLDGQLSEVAVFAPDGRRTGTLGREGEGPGEFRRPADVFFLPDGKLAVVQVFPGKIVQLDRAGNPAGAFPFQAGDPAAGGFAVLVGGNSRGGTTALCGIRQTFAAGKLNQTYFLDGVRADGSTLGTIVAKTAVQDFGNMVLDELAVDFVWTRWGLAPNGEVYAAPHRDRYLVERHAADGRLLGTFERPYESLARDRADHDRAESLLKAQARNYPVPPPVKVADREPDIQSLTVLDDGTVWILSGRGQRGQPDGVMLTYDVFDAKGAFDRQVRVHADADGLEDQLFLISPDRAVLVLNYWDAFLAGMGAGDDAAAAADVAPMEIISCRIVR